A stretch of the Chitinophaga sp. Cy-1792 genome encodes the following:
- a CDS encoding glycosyltransferase family 2 protein, whose product MPVLPSVAVVILNWNGKSFLEQFLPSVCQSTYSNLQLIIADNASTDDSVAFVEQHYPQIRIIRNPGNDGFAGGYNEALQHVEADIYVLLNQDVEVEPGWIEPVVALMQTSDQIAACQPKMRSWHHKDEFEYAGAAGGWMDILGYTFCRGRILYTTEKDLGQYDDAQDIFWATGAALFIRAKCFHEVGGFDADFFAHMEEVDLCWRLQRAGYRICYCPDSKVYHVGGGSLPQGNPRKLYLNFRNNLMMLWKNLHTEDRWIVLSQRFFLDILAAMKSLAAGKPKDMKAIWRAYLDYRKWRKNYVKKDDLPDVKLMTLKGVFHGIMIWRYYFLQHKKFSELKH is encoded by the coding sequence TTGCCCGTATTGCCATCAGTAGCCGTTGTAATTCTAAATTGGAACGGTAAGTCTTTCCTGGAGCAGTTTTTACCATCAGTTTGCCAGTCTACCTACAGTAATTTGCAGCTGATCATTGCGGACAATGCGTCTACGGACGACAGTGTTGCGTTTGTGGAGCAGCATTATCCGCAGATACGGATTATCCGAAACCCTGGCAACGATGGGTTTGCCGGCGGTTATAACGAGGCTTTACAGCATGTGGAAGCGGATATTTATGTTTTGCTGAACCAGGACGTAGAAGTGGAGCCAGGTTGGATAGAACCGGTGGTGGCCCTAATGCAGACCAGCGATCAGATCGCTGCCTGTCAGCCTAAGATGCGTTCCTGGCACCATAAAGATGAGTTTGAATATGCCGGTGCTGCCGGCGGCTGGATGGATATCCTGGGATATACCTTCTGCCGTGGCAGGATATTATATACTACAGAGAAGGACCTGGGCCAGTACGACGATGCACAGGATATTTTCTGGGCAACCGGAGCGGCGCTGTTTATCCGCGCTAAGTGTTTTCATGAGGTAGGCGGCTTCGATGCCGACTTTTTCGCGCATATGGAAGAGGTAGACCTCTGCTGGCGCCTGCAACGTGCCGGTTACAGGATATGCTACTGCCCGGATTCAAAAGTTTACCATGTGGGCGGCGGCAGCCTGCCACAGGGAAATCCCCGTAAACTATACCTGAATTTCAGGAATAACCTGATGATGCTCTGGAAAAACCTTCATACCGAAGATCGCTGGATTGTATTGTCGCAGCGCTTTTTCCTGGACATCCTGGCGGCGATGAAAAGCCTGGCCGCAGGTAAGCCTAAGGACATGAAAGCTATCTGGCGGGCGTATCTCGACTACCGCAAGTGGCGCAAAAACTATGTAAAAAAGGACGATTTGCCGGATGTAAAGCTGATGACGCTGAAAGGGGTTTTCCACGGTATTATGATCTGGAGGTACTACTTCCTGCAACATAAGAAGTTTTCAGAGCTGAAACATTAG
- a CDS encoding PepSY domain-containing protein → MFRRKGKKDTKRGKSPVRKVIDWLHLWLGLASGIIVLIIAVTGCLYVFQKEINEWYYKDTMFVQPAATPVLPLTTLTSRAQEALGPDMPISGTTAFTDPDRAWEFYTYKGNDTAITYFGAIEYYKMVYVNPYTGVVTGVIDFKHNFFAIVKYIHWSLLLNTPYGQPIVGWSTFIFVILLITGLVLWWPKKWSKATRDQSFKVKWKAGFKRLNYDLHNVLGFYALAIALVLALTGMVWAFSWFEATVYVVASRSVTPPAASAAVSDTTLKSSAVPKALDISFAAARKLLPGARRFYVYGGGGGTAPNTIGAYYGKEVYYGNDELKFDQYSGKLLERNNFKNKNAGEKLIRMNYDIHVGAIGGIPGKIIAFIVSLICASLPVTGFYVWWNKKKKTKKKIVLTNHSKPITSL, encoded by the coding sequence ATGTTCAGAAGAAAGGGTAAAAAAGATACTAAACGGGGCAAATCGCCTGTCCGCAAAGTAATAGACTGGCTTCACCTCTGGCTGGGGCTTGCATCAGGTATTATTGTGCTGATAATAGCTGTTACAGGCTGTTTGTATGTATTTCAGAAAGAGATCAACGAGTGGTATTATAAGGATACCATGTTTGTGCAGCCTGCGGCAACCCCTGTTTTACCGCTTACCACCCTCACCTCCAGGGCACAGGAAGCATTGGGTCCGGATATGCCTATTTCAGGAACTACTGCCTTTACCGACCCGGACAGAGCCTGGGAGTTTTATACCTACAAAGGAAATGACACCGCTATCACTTATTTCGGCGCAATAGAATACTACAAAATGGTGTATGTAAATCCTTATACAGGAGTGGTTACCGGTGTAATTGATTTTAAGCACAATTTCTTTGCGATCGTAAAATATATCCATTGGAGTTTATTGCTGAATACGCCTTATGGCCAGCCGATTGTGGGCTGGAGTACCTTTATTTTCGTGATATTGCTGATCACCGGCCTGGTATTGTGGTGGCCGAAAAAATGGAGCAAAGCTACGCGGGACCAGAGTTTTAAGGTAAAGTGGAAAGCTGGTTTCAAGCGGCTCAATTACGACCTTCATAATGTACTCGGATTTTATGCCCTGGCTATTGCGTTGGTGCTGGCATTAACCGGTATGGTATGGGCTTTCAGCTGGTTTGAGGCGACCGTATATGTGGTGGCATCCCGTTCGGTAACACCACCGGCAGCATCTGCAGCCGTTTCTGATACGACGCTGAAAAGCAGTGCAGTACCGAAGGCGCTGGATATTTCCTTTGCTGCGGCCAGGAAGCTATTACCTGGCGCCAGGCGTTTTTATGTTTATGGCGGTGGCGGCGGTACGGCACCCAATACTATAGGCGCGTACTACGGCAAAGAAGTATATTACGGCAATGATGAGCTGAAGTTTGATCAGTATTCAGGTAAGTTACTGGAGCGAAATAATTTTAAAAATAAGAATGCCGGGGAAAAACTGATCCGGATGAATTACGATATTCATGTGGGAGCGATAGGAGGTATCCCTGGAAAAATTATTGCGTTTATTGTGAGTCTGATCTGTGCATCGTTGCCGGTAACGGGCTTCTATGTGTGGTGGAATAAGAAGAAGAAAACGAAGAAAAAGATCGTTTTGACGAATCATTCCAAGCCAATTACATCTTTGTGA
- a CDS encoding DUF2157 domain-containing protein, which translates to MLAYSKSDLDNKAIATSARSMAKAGLITPEEAKAIKEKYPVKLQSSGWLEYIGLFLITLIPVFMGAGVIAGLSDHIDSISGPAAFYGLLLIGALEIVIQQRKFYRTGVDGALCFSAILAFAIAGIFLKVHTLGWVGKSAVIGLGFLFLTLRYGYTITAAAAFLSFESMLMGIFENIHVPFLPLILMAVISFLLFRLFRNLAKKEELRYYKDVLLTMEFVALICSYAILNPFVPVMLFVAQNDISVSDSGLAGMISHTQFWSLLCACIIINVAIIAIGIRKKDSLLIRLGMVVTAASIFSIYAYTNFLPGPWWSVILGIILIAAAWGLLRYFRTPREGFTDALPTDPSMFDKLKVESLVVGGMHAPGPGTQSNNMDFGGGTGGGGGASGTY; encoded by the coding sequence ATGCTGGCGTATAGTAAATCAGACCTGGACAATAAAGCTATTGCAACGTCGGCCCGATCTATGGCTAAAGCCGGCCTCATCACTCCCGAAGAAGCAAAAGCTATAAAAGAAAAATACCCTGTCAAGTTGCAGTCTTCCGGATGGCTGGAATATATTGGTCTGTTCCTCATTACGCTGATTCCCGTTTTTATGGGAGCGGGCGTTATCGCCGGACTTTCAGACCACATAGATTCAATCTCCGGCCCTGCCGCTTTTTACGGCTTGCTGCTGATAGGAGCGCTGGAAATAGTGATTCAACAGCGAAAATTTTATCGTACAGGCGTTGACGGTGCCTTGTGTTTTTCCGCTATTCTGGCATTTGCCATTGCAGGCATTTTCCTGAAGGTCCACACTCTTGGCTGGGTAGGAAAAAGCGCCGTAATAGGGCTGGGATTCCTTTTCCTGACTCTCCGTTACGGCTATACGATAACGGCAGCCGCCGCATTTCTTTCTTTCGAAAGTATGCTGATGGGCATTTTTGAAAACATACATGTGCCGTTTCTCCCGCTGATATTGATGGCGGTTATTTCCTTCCTGTTATTCAGATTATTCAGAAACCTGGCAAAGAAAGAGGAGTTAAGGTATTACAAAGACGTACTACTGACGATGGAGTTTGTTGCACTTATCTGTAGCTATGCCATCTTAAACCCTTTTGTACCAGTAATGCTGTTTGTTGCACAAAACGATATATCCGTTTCTGACAGCGGTTTGGCGGGCATGATAAGCCATACGCAATTCTGGAGTCTGCTATGCGCCTGTATCATCATTAATGTAGCAATTATTGCCATTGGCATCAGAAAGAAAGATTCGTTGCTGATACGTTTAGGCATGGTCGTTACTGCAGCAAGTATATTCAGCATTTACGCCTATACGAATTTCCTTCCGGGCCCCTGGTGGAGTGTTATACTGGGTATTATACTGATAGCCGCCGCATGGGGCTTATTACGCTATTTCCGCACACCTCGTGAAGGCTTCACTGATGCGTTGCCTACAGATCCTTCCATGTTTGACAAATTGAAAGTGGAATCGTTGGTAGTGGGTGGCATGCATGCCCCCGGGCCAGGCACCCAAAGTAACAATATGGATTTTGGTGGTGGCACCGGCGGTGGCGGTGGTGCGAGCGGCACTTATTAA
- a CDS encoding DUF2157 domain-containing protein, producing MNIKLFERLHQEGLISDTSFEKVKTADQAPVSVHWEIRTFLYLGVLLLSTGLGVLVYDNINTIGHQSILIILAIITAVCFGYCFRYAPRFSWQKTESPGIFYDYTLLLGCILFSTFIGYLQYQYNTFGNRLGLATFIPLLVLVFSAYRFDHIGVLSMAIITLAAWLNISVGWLGAPSARGFETGMKSMYDHVFLTTILGVSMLLLGFVSKWKNIKPHFAFTYYHFGIHLFGIGCIAGMFSLNDYMLLWFLILTAGSVVLYKLTSRLRSGYLLAITILYFYIGFCTTTTYLFEKVSNDFVGFLMLYVLVGAGLIAFVINQNKKFKNAGV from the coding sequence ATGAATATAAAATTATTTGAGCGGTTACACCAGGAAGGACTCATATCAGACACATCCTTCGAAAAGGTCAAAACCGCAGACCAGGCGCCGGTTTCCGTCCATTGGGAAATCAGGACATTTTTATACCTCGGCGTATTGCTATTAAGCACCGGACTAGGCGTATTGGTGTACGATAACATCAATACCATCGGCCACCAGAGCATCCTGATAATTTTAGCCATTATCACTGCCGTTTGCTTTGGCTATTGTTTCAGATATGCTCCCCGCTTCAGCTGGCAGAAAACAGAGAGCCCGGGTATATTCTACGATTATACGTTGCTGTTAGGCTGTATTCTCTTCAGTACCTTCATTGGCTACCTGCAATATCAGTATAATACTTTCGGCAACCGGCTTGGACTGGCTACCTTCATACCCTTACTGGTACTGGTTTTTAGCGCTTACCGTTTTGATCATATCGGTGTATTATCCATGGCCATTATCACACTGGCCGCCTGGCTGAACATATCCGTAGGATGGCTGGGAGCCCCCTCTGCCAGGGGCTTTGAGACAGGTATGAAAAGCATGTACGATCACGTTTTCCTCACTACCATACTGGGCGTATCCATGCTATTGCTGGGCTTCGTCTCCAAATGGAAAAATATCAAACCTCATTTTGCATTCACCTACTACCACTTTGGCATTCACCTGTTTGGAATAGGTTGTATCGCGGGTATGTTTTCACTGAACGACTATATGCTACTGTGGTTTTTAATATTGACTGCCGGTAGTGTTGTACTGTATAAACTCACGTCCAGACTCCGTTCCGGCTATCTCCTTGCGATCACCATACTGTATTTTTATATCGGCTTTTGTACTACTACCACCTACCTGTTTGAAAAGGTCTCCAATGATTTCGTAGGCTTTTTGATGTTATATGTACTGGTGGGTGCGGGACTTATCGCCTTTGTAATTAATCAAAACAAAAAATTTAAAAATGCTGGCGTATAG
- a CDS encoding GNAT family N-acetyltransferase — MKDFEIIDNKEARQFEAHISGLTAKVIYERNGSRIFLTGAEVPPTLEKQGVMPMLLGKVMEQIQAQNIRMVPSSKKVAEFVRSNPRWKTLLAHGLHI, encoded by the coding sequence ATGAAGGATTTTGAGATTATTGACAACAAAGAGGCCCGCCAGTTCGAAGCACATATCTCCGGACTTACGGCTAAAGTAATTTACGAAAGAAATGGTAGTCGCATCTTTTTAACAGGTGCAGAAGTGCCTCCTACTTTGGAAAAACAGGGTGTGATGCCTATGTTGCTGGGAAAGGTAATGGAACAGATTCAGGCGCAGAATATCAGAATGGTGCCTTCCAGTAAGAAAGTAGCAGAATTTGTACGTAGTAATCCTCGTTGGAAAACTTTACTGGCACACGGCTTACATATTTAA
- a CDS encoding OmpH family outer membrane protein, with product MRYLYCLVALCLFSLGASAQKTAYLNFQQLVSLMPESKKAADSLQKYADQLNNDGQIMVAEYTKKLVDFDSTGSKLPQNQQEIKVAELKQMQANIQEYKYKVEDKLAAREQELLLPIVNKAKEALKALIKEKGYSLLIDNSRDVVVVANDADDLMPAAKAKLGLK from the coding sequence ATGAGATATCTCTATTGCCTGGTGGCGTTATGCCTTTTTAGTTTAGGGGCCTCCGCCCAGAAAACTGCTTATCTGAATTTTCAGCAGCTGGTGAGTCTGATGCCAGAGTCTAAGAAAGCTGCTGATTCATTGCAGAAATATGCAGATCAGTTAAATAACGACGGACAAATAATGGTGGCCGAATACACTAAGAAATTGGTGGATTTTGACAGCACCGGAAGCAAATTGCCGCAGAATCAGCAGGAAATTAAAGTAGCTGAGCTGAAACAAATGCAGGCTAATATCCAGGAATACAAATATAAAGTGGAGGATAAGCTGGCTGCGAGAGAACAGGAATTATTGCTGCCTATCGTAAACAAGGCTAAAGAAGCTTTAAAAGCACTGATCAAAGAAAAAGGATATTCACTGTTGATTGATAACTCCCGCGATGTAGTAGTTGTGGCGAATGATGCAGATGATTTGATGCCGGCAGCGAAAGCTAAGCTGGGATTGAAATAA
- a CDS encoding RNA polymerase sigma-70 factor — MELNTGNTAVLEQDGTCTFEQIFKTHYKGLHAYACTILKDDIMAEEMVQNVFCKLWEKSGDIRIRESVSGYLYRAVYHESINYLRHEKVKANHAAFTKYRMAQPVSGNQTTSKVHLSELQQKLEVALASLPEKCRTVFQMSRFEELKYQEIADKLDISIKTVENQMGKALRLLRAHLVDYLPLLLIILLNLQS, encoded by the coding sequence ATGGAGTTGAACACCGGTAATACAGCTGTACTGGAACAGGACGGAACGTGCACCTTTGAACAGATTTTTAAGACCCACTATAAGGGTCTGCATGCCTATGCCTGCACAATTCTGAAAGACGATATAATGGCCGAAGAGATGGTACAGAATGTATTCTGTAAGCTTTGGGAGAAATCCGGGGATATCCGTATCCGCGAGTCGGTATCCGGATATCTCTACAGAGCGGTATACCATGAAAGCATCAATTATTTGCGCCACGAAAAGGTAAAGGCCAATCATGCGGCCTTCACGAAATACCGGATGGCACAGCCGGTTTCAGGAAATCAGACCACCAGCAAGGTGCATCTCAGCGAATTACAGCAGAAACTGGAAGTAGCATTAGCTAGTCTGCCGGAGAAATGCCGGACCGTATTTCAGATGAGTCGTTTTGAAGAACTGAAATACCAGGAGATCGCAGATAAGCTGGATATCTCCATAAAAACCGTGGAAAATCAGATGGGGAAAGCATTACGTCTGCTTCGTGCTCATCTGGTAGATTATCTGCCGCTGTTATTGATCATCTTATTAAATCTGCAATCGTAA
- a CDS encoding FecR family protein encodes MDDLLVKQLLGTATDDEQQRILNWIAASPDNEKYYHHFKLIWEESRHLAATSTVDEDKAWARFQQRVGATVNETKVVDIRPANTSWMRIAATVAILCVMAGAAFLYLNKNSNNDLVRIASTNTTRIDTLPDGSVVTLNKNSSISYAADFAAERHITLEGEAFFDIAKDPSKPFLLKVGDVDVKVLGTSFNVKKDAVSIEVIVETGAVEVNKKHNAVKLEANEKAIVAKDADKPEKISNNSTLYNYYRTHTLICNRTPLRELADKLEEIYNITIIINRPDLRIEEMNTVIDTNMSVDSTFDLLQATSGKFTFINKGDTVILK; translated from the coding sequence ATGGATGACCTGTTGGTAAAGCAACTGCTCGGTACCGCTACCGATGATGAGCAACAGCGCATCCTTAACTGGATTGCCGCGAGTCCGGATAACGAAAAATATTATCATCATTTTAAGCTGATATGGGAAGAAAGCCGTCACCTGGCCGCTACCAGCACTGTAGATGAAGATAAGGCCTGGGCCAGGTTCCAGCAACGTGTAGGCGCTACCGTCAACGAAACAAAAGTGGTGGACATCCGGCCTGCAAACACTTCCTGGATGCGCATCGCCGCTACAGTAGCCATATTATGCGTGATGGCGGGCGCTGCATTCCTCTACCTGAATAAAAATTCCAATAATGACCTTGTACGCATTGCCAGCACTAATACTACGCGTATCGATACGCTCCCTGATGGTTCTGTTGTTACGCTTAATAAAAATTCCAGCATATCTTATGCTGCTGATTTTGCTGCTGAGCGGCATATTACTTTAGAAGGGGAAGCCTTCTTCGATATCGCTAAAGATCCTTCAAAGCCTTTCCTGTTAAAGGTCGGAGATGTAGACGTAAAAGTACTCGGCACTTCCTTTAATGTAAAAAAAGATGCTGTAAGCATTGAAGTAATTGTTGAAACCGGCGCGGTGGAAGTAAATAAAAAACATAATGCCGTTAAACTGGAAGCCAATGAAAAGGCAATAGTAGCAAAGGATGCAGACAAACCAGAGAAGATTTCCAACAATAGTACTTTATACAATTATTATCGTACGCATACACTGATATGTAACAGAACGCCTTTACGTGAACTGGCTGATAAACTGGAAGAGATCTACAATATTACCATCATCATTAACCGTCCGGATTTACGTATAGAAGAGATGAATACCGTGATAGATACCAATATGTCTGTTGACAGTACTTTCGATCTGTTACAGGCAACTTCCGGAAAATTCACTTTTATTAATAAAGGCGATACTGTCATATTGAAATAA
- a CDS encoding STN and carboxypeptidase regulatory-like domain-containing protein, with protein sequence MPPNILLRHWLLFALLLLFSGNVIAQSILDRKIDVDIRKRPLDEALQTIAKKGNFTFSYVSNIISQDSIVSISQKNASIREILDKLLNGDYQYKEHGNYLILQYKPPGVFFYVSGVVTDKATGQRVPNASVYERQQLISTLTNNDGYFRLRLRDKSPAAAISVSKDLYSDTLLMLSSGADQEIKVSISPYTRTLQTVEVTGHAHVERTWFGRMFLSSRQKAQSLNISQFFADKPYQVSLLPGLGTHGRMSGQVVNKLSLNVLGGYTAGVDGVEVAGAFNIVKNDVHDVQVAGLVNITGGKMIGVQVSGMHNNVLDSMRGVQAAGISNIISGNQDGVQISGAVEKVKQNMTGVQVAGILASTGKEMNGVQVSGAANFTGDTMHGVQLAGLYNSAGESHGAQISAVGNVTKGTVKGVQISSMFNKAKRLDGVQIGFVNIADTSNGYSIGIVNIIKTGYHKVSLFSTELLPVNVAWKTGNQRLYGIMLGGVDFNSQRSYTYGYGMGTERMLRNKHFSVLLEATAQQYHMGYANENSQLYRFSTAFQYRPGRMFAIYGGPVISIHRRDQPNGMDYKEIRPGVNYPGINFGDNGRIWIGWHIGLTIF encoded by the coding sequence ATGCCACCAAATATACTACTACGTCACTGGTTACTGTTTGCTTTACTTTTGCTGTTTTCAGGTAACGTTATCGCACAGTCCATCCTTGATAGAAAAATCGATGTCGATATCCGTAAACGACCGCTGGATGAAGCTTTACAGACCATCGCAAAAAAGGGAAATTTTACTTTTTCATATGTCAGCAATATCATTTCGCAAGATAGTATTGTAAGCATCTCACAAAAAAATGCCAGCATACGCGAGATATTAGACAAACTATTAAACGGTGATTATCAATATAAAGAACATGGTAATTATCTCATCTTACAATATAAACCACCTGGTGTATTTTTTTATGTGAGCGGTGTGGTAACGGATAAGGCCACGGGACAACGGGTGCCCAATGCCAGCGTCTATGAACGACAGCAACTCATATCGACACTTACCAATAATGACGGTTATTTCAGGCTGCGGTTGCGGGATAAATCCCCGGCCGCAGCCATCAGCGTTAGTAAAGACCTGTATTCAGATACCCTCCTGATGTTGAGCTCCGGCGCTGACCAGGAAATTAAAGTGAGCATATCTCCCTATACCCGTACCCTCCAAACAGTAGAAGTAACCGGTCATGCGCATGTAGAAAGGACCTGGTTCGGACGTATGTTTCTGTCGTCCAGACAGAAAGCACAGAGTCTTAATATCTCCCAGTTTTTTGCAGACAAGCCATACCAGGTATCGCTGTTGCCAGGACTCGGTACCCACGGAAGAATGAGCGGGCAGGTGGTGAATAAGCTTTCCCTGAACGTATTGGGCGGCTATACCGCCGGCGTTGATGGTGTAGAAGTAGCAGGAGCTTTCAATATTGTGAAAAATGATGTGCATGATGTACAGGTAGCGGGTTTGGTGAATATCACCGGAGGAAAGATGATCGGCGTACAGGTATCCGGCATGCACAATAATGTGCTGGACTCCATGCGCGGCGTACAGGCGGCAGGTATTTCCAATATTATTTCCGGCAACCAGGATGGCGTGCAGATCAGCGGTGCTGTAGAAAAAGTAAAACAGAACATGACAGGCGTGCAGGTGGCGGGTATCCTGGCATCTACCGGAAAAGAAATGAATGGCGTACAGGTATCCGGTGCTGCTAACTTTACAGGGGATACCATGCATGGCGTGCAGCTGGCCGGGCTCTATAACAGTGCCGGAGAATCCCATGGGGCACAGATCTCCGCTGTTGGGAATGTTACAAAAGGCACCGTGAAAGGCGTGCAGATCAGCTCTATGTTTAACAAAGCCAAACGCCTGGATGGTGTACAGATCGGCTTTGTGAACATCGCTGATACCAGCAATGGCTACAGCATCGGCATCGTAAATATTATCAAAACAGGCTATCACAAAGTGTCGCTGTTTAGCACAGAGCTGCTGCCAGTCAACGTTGCATGGAAAACAGGCAATCAGCGGCTTTATGGTATTATGCTTGGTGGTGTTGACTTTAACAGCCAGCGTTCCTATACATATGGTTATGGTATGGGTACAGAGCGTATGTTACGCAATAAGCATTTCTCTGTATTACTGGAAGCAACGGCGCAGCAATATCATATGGGATATGCCAACGAAAATTCACAGCTGTACCGCTTTTCCACGGCATTTCAATATAGGCCGGGGCGTATGTTTGCCATATATGGCGGCCCTGTTATTTCCATACATAGGAGAGACCAGCCGAATGGAATGGATTACAAAGAGATCCGGCCCGGCGTAAATTATCCTGGTATTAACTTTGGAGATAATGGCAGGATCTGGATCGGATGGCATATCGGATTAACGATCTTCTAA
- a CDS encoding SMP-30/gluconolactonase/LRE family protein yields MKQMLKPFVLAACTIIYSATSAQQLNKSSFLKAPESVIPYGPSLFITDLGEGGKPTVKDGNGIIWKMDPQGQGHAFATGLDAPKGTAIIGHTLYVADIDKVKGFDINSGKQVFSVDFAATKTSLLNDLVVKDDSTLFVSSTDINKIYVVHLSGNGRFEELPLTSEIRGANGLAYDVKRQRLYVCGLGSLTTFDGDLGYIDLHKTPLTFVHIGSRKGLYDGLALTDNNRKLVVSDWISFEKKGVILLVDIESGDIQQISQAPLNGPADFALYNNKLIIPLMLDAAVIAMPLHP; encoded by the coding sequence ATGAAACAGATGCTCAAACCCTTTGTGCTGGCTGCATGCACCATCATATACAGCGCCACTTCCGCACAACAGCTCAACAAATCTTCTTTCCTGAAAGCACCGGAAAGCGTAATCCCTTATGGCCCCAGCCTATTCATCACCGATCTGGGAGAAGGCGGTAAACCAACAGTAAAAGACGGCAACGGCATCATCTGGAAAATGGACCCGCAAGGCCAGGGCCATGCGTTTGCTACCGGACTGGATGCCCCTAAAGGTACCGCCATCATCGGCCATACACTGTATGTAGCCGATATTGACAAAGTGAAAGGATTTGATATTAATAGCGGCAAACAGGTATTCAGCGTGGATTTCGCCGCTACAAAAACAAGTCTGCTCAATGATCTCGTAGTCAAAGATGATAGCACCCTCTTTGTGTCTTCCACTGATATCAATAAAATATATGTGGTACACCTCAGCGGCAACGGCCGTTTCGAAGAACTGCCGTTAACCAGCGAAATCAGGGGTGCCAACGGGCTTGCTTATGATGTAAAACGCCAACGCCTATACGTTTGCGGATTGGGGAGTCTCACTACTTTTGACGGCGATCTCGGTTATATTGATCTTCATAAAACCCCACTCACCTTTGTTCACATCGGCAGCCGTAAAGGCTTATACGATGGTCTTGCATTAACAGACAATAATCGTAAACTGGTTGTATCCGACTGGATTTCTTTTGAGAAGAAAGGAGTTATTTTACTGGTAGATATTGAAAGCGGTGATATACAGCAAATAAGCCAGGCGCCATTGAATGGCCCGGCAGATTTCGCACTGTATAATAACAAATTGATTATTCCGCTCATGCTGGATGCCGCTGTTATAGCGATGCCACTGCATCCTTAA
- a CDS encoding helix-turn-helix transcriptional regulator gives MLPRFPTALKPIQYSPYIKLHYSGKSVFAFYKIVEQSGRSEGLITENTLLFIIKGRKEIHLEDEDLVVGPNHLALLKRGSYFMSNILENDFQGLMLAIDDKLLRSFLTEDLESGIPDTTIPVPMVIPCSDNILQIRSSILQFMEHPNEYTSRLLELKLRELLLTLLSGEYRHQVIAYLHHMFANPSEHLQMTIKANLLKPLSLDDYARLCGMSLSTFKREFTRIYKESPKKWINDEKLKHADYLLKNTSSNINEISDTCGFEQPSYFIRCYKAYFGETPNTTRRTRIATF, from the coding sequence ATGCTACCTAGGTTTCCAACAGCTTTAAAACCAATTCAATATAGCCCGTATATCAAACTTCACTACAGCGGGAAATCGGTTTTTGCATTTTATAAAATAGTAGAACAATCGGGAAGGTCAGAAGGTTTGATTACCGAAAATACATTATTATTTATTATAAAAGGCAGAAAAGAAATCCACCTTGAAGATGAAGATTTAGTTGTGGGCCCTAACCATCTGGCATTACTGAAACGCGGCTCCTACTTCATGTCCAACATCCTTGAAAATGATTTCCAGGGCCTCATGCTGGCCATCGATGATAAACTGCTGCGCTCCTTCCTCACGGAAGACCTGGAATCCGGCATACCGGATACGACCATACCAGTACCCATGGTCATCCCCTGCTCAGATAATATCCTGCAGATAAGAAGCAGTATCCTGCAGTTTATGGAACACCCCAACGAATACACGTCGCGCCTGCTGGAACTAAAGCTGCGTGAACTACTGCTCACATTGCTTTCCGGCGAATACCGCCACCAGGTCATCGCCTACCTGCACCACATGTTCGCCAACCCTTCCGAACATCTGCAAATGACCATTAAAGCCAATCTCCTGAAACCGCTTAGCCTGGACGACTATGCCCGTCTATGCGGTATGAGCCTCTCCACCTTCAAAAGAGAATTCACCCGCATCTATAAGGAGAGCCCGAAAAAATGGATCAACGATGAAAAGCTGAAGCATGCGGACTATCTCCTTAAAAACACCAGCAGCAACATCAATGAAATATCCGATACCTGCGGATTTGAGCAACCCAGTTATTTTATACGCTGCTACAAAGCCTATTTCGGAGAAACGCCCAATACAACCCGCAGAACCAGAATTGCTACTTTTTGA